One genomic region from Tautonia marina encodes:
- a CDS encoding transketolase: protein MPANLDELKQRAKAIRIEILKSTTEAGSGHPSSSMSAAEVVTALYFGGFMNYDPKQPRWPDRDRFILSKGHAAPVLYAAMAEAGYFPKDQLMTLRKLGSPLEGHPNMNRLPGIEASTGSLGQGLSIGVGHALAARVDGKSYHTYVMTGDGELGQGQIWEAAASAAKYKLDNLTCIVDRNHYQQTGAAEDVLNMDPIDGKFAAFGWQTQVINGNDMEEVVTALERARAVKGQPTCIVALTRKGQGMLKLLAKLSDENFHGKPVKPQDLDEAIAEVEATA from the coding sequence GTGCCCGCCAACCTCGACGAGCTCAAACAGCGCGCCAAGGCCATCCGCATCGAGATTCTCAAGAGCACGACCGAGGCCGGCTCGGGCCACCCGAGCAGTTCCATGTCGGCCGCCGAGGTGGTGACGGCGCTCTACTTCGGCGGGTTCATGAACTACGACCCGAAGCAGCCCCGCTGGCCTGATCGTGACCGCTTCATCCTTTCGAAAGGTCACGCCGCGCCGGTGCTTTACGCGGCCATGGCCGAGGCGGGTTACTTCCCGAAAGATCAGTTGATGACCCTCCGCAAGCTCGGCAGCCCGCTCGAAGGGCATCCGAACATGAACCGCTTGCCAGGGATCGAGGCGTCCACCGGATCACTCGGTCAAGGGCTCTCGATTGGTGTCGGCCACGCACTGGCCGCCCGTGTCGATGGCAAGTCGTACCACACCTATGTCATGACGGGCGATGGCGAGCTGGGCCAGGGGCAGATCTGGGAAGCCGCCGCTTCGGCCGCGAAGTACAAGCTGGATAACCTGACCTGCATTGTCGATCGCAACCACTACCAGCAGACCGGAGCCGCCGAAGACGTCCTGAACATGGACCCGATTGACGGTAAGTTCGCCGCCTTCGGCTGGCAGACCCAGGTCATCAACGGCAACGACATGGAAGAGGTGGTCACCGCACTGGAGCGTGCCCGAGCCGTCAAGGGACAGCCGACCTGCATTGTCGCCCTGACGCGCAAGGGTCAAGGAATGCTCAAGCTCCTGGCGAAGCTCTCGGACGAGAATTTCCATGGCAAGCCGGTGAAGCCCCAGGACCTGGACGAGGCCATTGCCGAGGTCGAGGCAACCGCTTGA
- a CDS encoding SirB1 family protein, with translation MPRFVPESPEFLQLLNGNPNADLVRIALEIARDACPGLEFGPYLQQLDQLAERVRFRIPEDAPTRLLLQQINWVLYVEEGFTGNDSNYFDPNNSYLNEVLDRRTGIPISLGVLYRGVAERLGLPLHGVNLPAHFVLRADQESVEPVFIDPFHGGRLLDRDACQNLVASRSGAAVELTEEQFRPMSTAEVVARMLRNLRALHLQSGDAVLAFAVLKRLVALEPMEGAYRRDLGIVALGLDRLDEGIEQLSAYLEQEQQATDAGRIRSLILDARQRRAEGDGPAAG, from the coding sequence GTGCCCCGATTCGTTCCCGAAAGCCCTGAATTTCTCCAGCTTCTCAACGGGAATCCCAACGCGGATCTCGTGCGGATTGCCCTGGAAATTGCCCGAGACGCCTGTCCAGGGCTAGAGTTCGGTCCCTACCTTCAGCAACTCGACCAGCTGGCCGAGCGGGTTCGGTTTCGGATTCCTGAGGACGCCCCGACCCGGCTGTTGCTCCAGCAGATTAACTGGGTGTTGTACGTGGAAGAGGGATTCACGGGGAACGACTCGAACTACTTCGATCCGAACAACAGCTATCTCAACGAAGTCCTCGACCGCCGTACCGGGATTCCGATTTCGCTGGGCGTGCTTTACCGGGGGGTGGCCGAGCGACTCGGCCTGCCCCTGCATGGCGTCAATCTGCCCGCTCATTTCGTTCTCAGGGCCGATCAGGAGTCGGTGGAGCCGGTGTTCATCGATCCCTTCCACGGGGGCAGGCTCCTCGATCGAGACGCCTGCCAGAATCTGGTCGCCTCCCGAAGCGGAGCCGCCGTCGAGCTGACCGAGGAGCAGTTCCGTCCCATGTCCACGGCCGAGGTCGTGGCCCGGATGCTCCGGAACCTCCGCGCCCTTCACCTGCAAAGCGGCGATGCCGTGCTAGCCTTCGCGGTGTTGAAGCGGCTGGTAGCGCTCGAACCGATGGAAGGGGCGTATCGTCGAGACCTCGGGATCGTCGCGCTGGGGCTTGACCGGCTGGACGAGGGGATCGAACAGCTTTCGGCCTACCTGGAACAGGAACAACAGGCGACCGATGCCGGACGCATCCGGTCCCTGATCCTCGACGCCCGGCAACGGCGGGCCGAAGGGGATGGGCCGGCGGCGGGATGA
- a CDS encoding redoxin domain-containing protein, whose protein sequence is MQTRKVGWIITTALLVVGLAGCRNLPRGGLGRGPDVRTIAGVGIGPERLAIREGAPSTISSRVDPPASDEEPDEIVGQVVDDRGVPVANARVRLAVDGTPGGREVVGTTNRSGQFLLRGLRPGEEYTLIAEWDDGQEFLLGRSQVAAPSEKVRIEVASVEGSDRPTMASNAGLESSRVASFNREDRAPERISLLGNQREDAPASPRPDDRAPSRNRAGWIPFDSVNRTSLDPSQAGEDRDEGLRFPEADPVVEQPRPEGNGNPNSPPPRAEPDPLRERLESIQESSDLDPNDFPLPMAAVGEPRPIEQGQPARRIQPVPPASTPAPRPMTAGSPRTTAETVPLVRRFEPASEHDREEPDPPLLMTDVPPEIDPAALESATDARGSGSAASEPGSMRLPDPEPEISTPSMPDARSAVAPFSASAEDALAAPSPEPESELAFPESLEPAELPSSGDATVEARTGASAPFSEPPAPAEMVETDQGGSPSSIDSGPAPERSEPMTAENARTFRWSDLPPPAPLTAGSAEEKESDGDASASDENGPAGWTRGLLKWVSRERDDTDQEVASVEPAAQFDPQRNRLDDFVLPDLNGQTFRLKETDADYVLLCFWGTWCDPCVAAMPHLADLQRQFGPSRLRVVSIAYQRNGEGGPRSLARVSRRLGLNYPILLAPTDQPCPVAGAMAVQYYPTLVLLDRQGNVVHRETGATGDKLMRLDRAIAAAMDESVMTVTKR, encoded by the coding sequence TTGCAGACGCGAAAGGTCGGATGGATCATCACGACCGCGCTGCTGGTGGTCGGATTGGCCGGTTGCCGAAACCTTCCCAGGGGCGGCCTTGGTCGCGGCCCGGATGTCAGGACCATAGCGGGCGTCGGGATCGGTCCCGAACGCCTGGCGATCCGGGAAGGGGCACCCTCGACGATTTCGAGTCGGGTGGATCCCCCGGCCAGCGACGAGGAGCCGGATGAGATCGTCGGCCAGGTGGTCGATGATCGCGGGGTTCCGGTCGCCAATGCTCGGGTTCGCCTGGCCGTCGACGGCACTCCTGGAGGTCGGGAGGTTGTCGGGACAACGAACCGATCGGGCCAGTTCCTGCTTCGAGGGCTTCGTCCCGGCGAAGAATACACGCTGATTGCCGAGTGGGATGACGGCCAGGAGTTCCTACTCGGTCGCTCGCAGGTTGCGGCCCCCTCGGAAAAGGTCCGGATCGAAGTGGCCTCGGTCGAGGGTTCGGATCGGCCGACGATGGCGTCGAACGCCGGCCTGGAATCGTCTCGAGTGGCCTCGTTCAACCGGGAGGATCGAGCCCCGGAACGCATCTCCCTGCTCGGGAATCAGCGAGAGGATGCGCCCGCCTCGCCTCGGCCCGACGATCGAGCCCCGTCCCGGAACCGAGCAGGGTGGATCCCCTTCGACTCGGTCAATCGAACGTCGCTCGATCCCTCGCAAGCGGGCGAGGACCGGGACGAGGGGCTTCGGTTTCCCGAGGCTGATCCCGTCGTCGAACAACCCAGGCCCGAGGGGAACGGTAATCCGAATTCCCCGCCTCCCCGAGCCGAACCCGACCCGCTTCGGGAACGCCTCGAATCGATTCAAGAGTCCTCGGACCTCGATCCAAACGACTTCCCCCTGCCGATGGCGGCGGTGGGTGAGCCGAGGCCGATTGAACAGGGTCAACCCGCGAGACGAATTCAGCCCGTGCCGCCGGCTTCGACTCCGGCACCGAGACCGATGACGGCCGGTTCTCCGCGGACCACGGCAGAAACCGTCCCTCTGGTCAGGCGGTTCGAACCGGCATCGGAGCACGATCGGGAGGAACCCGATCCGCCGCTTCTCATGACCGATGTTCCCCCCGAGATCGACCCGGCCGCACTCGAATCGGCGACCGACGCTCGGGGCTCAGGCTCGGCGGCCTCGGAACCGGGCTCCATGCGGCTGCCGGACCCCGAGCCCGAGATCTCGACCCCCTCGATGCCGGACGCTCGATCAGCGGTCGCCCCCTTCTCGGCAAGTGCGGAGGACGCCTTGGCCGCCCCGTCGCCAGAGCCGGAGAGCGAGCTTGCCTTTCCCGAGTCTCTGGAACCCGCCGAGCTGCCCTCGAGTGGGGATGCGACCGTCGAGGCTCGAACAGGGGCTTCGGCCCCGTTCTCCGAGCCGCCCGCTCCAGCCGAGATGGTCGAGACCGATCAAGGGGGATCGCCGTCGTCGATCGACTCGGGGCCAGCCCCGGAGCGTTCAGAGCCGATGACCGCCGAGAACGCTCGGACGTTCCGATGGTCCGACCTCCCGCCACCGGCCCCGTTGACCGCGGGATCGGCGGAGGAGAAGGAGAGCGACGGGGATGCCTCCGCCTCCGATGAGAACGGACCGGCAGGGTGGACGCGAGGACTCCTGAAATGGGTGTCGAGAGAGCGGGACGACACGGATCAGGAGGTTGCCTCGGTCGAACCTGCGGCTCAGTTTGACCCGCAGCGGAATCGTCTGGATGACTTCGTGCTGCCCGACCTCAACGGTCAGACCTTCCGGCTCAAGGAGACGGATGCGGACTACGTCTTGCTCTGTTTCTGGGGCACCTGGTGCGACCCTTGCGTGGCCGCGATGCCGCATCTGGCGGACCTGCAGCGCCAGTTCGGTCCCAGTCGGTTGCGTGTGGTCTCGATCGCCTACCAGCGGAACGGAGAGGGCGGGCCGAGGTCGTTGGCTCGTGTGTCGCGTCGCCTGGGCTTGAACTATCCGATCTTGCTGGCCCCGACCGATCAGCCGTGCCCGGTCGCCGGAGCGATGGCGGTGCAATACTACCCGACGCTCGTCCTGCTCGATCGCCAGGGGAACGTCGTCCACCGCGAGACGGGAGCAACCGGCGACAAGCTGATGAGGCTCGACCGGGCGATCGCCGCCGCGATGGACGAGTCGGTCATGACCGTCACGAAACGCTGA
- a CDS encoding formate--tetrahydrofolate ligase — MADATNLRRPITEVAHALGLEDSSLEPYGRDKAKVRLEALAAARERRAEGKLILVSAITPTPAGEGKTTTSIGMAQGLRRIGKDACLALRQPSMGPVFGRKGGATGGGASTVEPSNVINLQFTGDFHAITAAHNLLAAAMDNQLHFGQTDLDPRRVLWKRAMDMNDRSLRRIVLGLGGPGQGVPRESGFDITAASEVMAILCLAESYEDLRSRLDRILLGYNRQGEPVLASSTGVTGSMVAILNEALMPNLVQSAEGAPAFVHGGPFANIAHGCNSVLATRMALAHADYAVTEAGFAFDLGAEKFFDIKCRSAGLNPSAVVIVATVRALKMHGGVSLDDLTHPDPSAVERGLENLAAHLDAARHFGKPVVVAINRRREDTDGELGVIHAFCEGLGIPCATADVFGQGGAGATHLAELVVAAADRPQTPYRPLYDLDQSPEAKIETIARSVYGADGISITAEAQAKLRKAERLGFGSLPICMAKTQDSLSDNPKLRGRPRGFTITVRDIEIAAGAGFLVALTGEIVRMPGLPRQPAALRIDVDSNGNITGLS; from the coding sequence ATGGCAGATGCCACCAACCTTCGCCGACCGATCACCGAAGTGGCCCACGCGCTCGGGCTGGAGGACTCATCGCTCGAACCGTACGGTCGAGACAAGGCCAAGGTCCGCCTTGAGGCCCTGGCGGCGGCCAGAGAACGCCGAGCCGAAGGGAAGTTGATCCTCGTCTCGGCCATCACCCCCACTCCGGCCGGCGAGGGGAAAACAACCACCTCGATCGGCATGGCGCAGGGGCTCCGCCGCATCGGCAAGGATGCCTGCCTGGCACTCCGGCAGCCCTCGATGGGGCCGGTCTTCGGCCGCAAAGGGGGAGCGACCGGCGGAGGGGCCAGCACGGTCGAGCCCTCGAACGTCATCAACCTCCAGTTCACCGGCGACTTCCACGCCATCACCGCCGCGCACAACCTGCTCGCGGCGGCGATGGATAACCAGCTCCACTTCGGCCAGACCGACCTCGACCCGCGCCGCGTCCTCTGGAAGCGCGCGATGGACATGAACGACCGCTCCTTAAGGCGGATCGTTCTGGGCCTCGGCGGACCCGGTCAAGGCGTCCCTCGTGAGTCGGGCTTCGACATTACGGCGGCCAGCGAGGTCATGGCCATCCTCTGCCTGGCCGAATCGTATGAGGACCTGCGCTCCCGGCTCGACCGCATTCTCCTCGGCTACAATCGCCAGGGAGAGCCGGTGCTTGCCTCCTCGACCGGCGTCACCGGCTCGATGGTGGCGATCCTCAACGAAGCCCTGATGCCGAACCTTGTGCAGTCGGCTGAGGGGGCCCCTGCCTTCGTCCACGGCGGGCCGTTCGCCAACATCGCCCACGGCTGCAACTCGGTGCTGGCCACCCGGATGGCCCTGGCTCATGCCGATTACGCCGTCACCGAGGCCGGGTTCGCCTTCGACCTCGGGGCCGAGAAGTTCTTCGATATCAAGTGCCGATCCGCCGGCCTGAACCCCTCAGCCGTGGTCATCGTCGCCACCGTTCGGGCCTTGAAGATGCACGGTGGCGTGAGCCTCGACGACCTGACCCACCCCGACCCCTCGGCCGTCGAGCGCGGCCTGGAAAATCTGGCCGCTCACCTCGACGCCGCCCGGCACTTCGGCAAGCCGGTGGTCGTGGCCATCAACCGCCGTCGAGAAGACACCGACGGCGAGCTGGGCGTCATTCACGCCTTCTGTGAGGGGCTTGGCATCCCCTGCGCGACCGCCGACGTCTTCGGTCAAGGGGGAGCGGGTGCCACCCACCTGGCCGAGCTGGTCGTGGCCGCAGCCGACCGCCCGCAAACCCCCTACCGACCGCTCTACGACCTCGATCAATCCCCCGAGGCGAAGATCGAAACCATCGCCCGATCGGTCTACGGAGCCGACGGCATTTCCATCACCGCCGAAGCGCAGGCCAAGCTCCGCAAGGCCGAGCGGCTGGGCTTCGGGTCCTTGCCGATCTGCATGGCCAAGACCCAGGACTCCCTTTCCGACAACCCGAAGCTCCGCGGTCGCCCCCGGGGCTTCACCATCACCGTCCGCGACATCGAGATCGCCGCCGGGGCCGGATTCCTTGTGGCCTTGACCGGCGAAATCGTCCGGATGCCCGGACTTCCTCGTCAACCGGCCGCGCTTCGGATCGATGTCGATTCGAATGGGAATATCACTGGTCTTTCCTAA
- a CDS encoding alpha/beta hydrolase family protein, with translation MTRLVPLLLLVSLAFTGRLLAAAGGRPMTVDDLLSVKSVADPQVSPDGTQVVYVVSEVDREAGRSNSSLWVVPVAGGEPKQLTTAKGANTHPRWSPDGASIAFVSSRSGSNQVWLLPLDGGEARQLTDLPIDVDGPIWSPTGDHLAVVAHVYPGLSPEDTAKKDKEKGEVKTSAQSYDQLMVRHWMSWNDGKRSHLFVVDAKTGAARDLTPDLPVNVPPAPFGGSTDYAFSSDGKTLAFTAEPLENRPWSTNSDLWTVPVDGGELTNLTAGNPAADAHPSFSPDGKWFAYLSQKRAGFEADQWVLNVIPTSDLGTGKPIPLTAVIDRPVSSFSWDRDRPALLAIVDDGGDSVVYEVPALARMAPRPILTGDGSYGDAQRAADGVIVFTRSSAARPTELWADPPGPDNYRTLTAHNNALIEPLDLPSAESFTFAGADGDEVQGWLVRPPGLEEGKKVPVLFLIHGGPQGSWHDSWHSRWNLALFAAPGYAVVAVNPRGSTGFGQQFTDQISTDWSGRVYEDLMKGLDHALDTYDFLDADRIAAAGGSYGGYMVNWIAGHSDRFKALISHAGVFDLHSMYFTTEELWFPEWEFGGPPWENPEAYQTHSPSNFVQNFKTPTLVIHGALDFRVPDAQGLGMFTALQRRGVPSRYLFFPDEGHWIAKPANRVTWWNEIHQWLAKYLDDSSS, from the coding sequence ATGACCCGACTCGTCCCGCTCCTGCTCCTCGTCTCCCTGGCGTTTACCGGCCGCTTGCTTGCCGCGGCCGGCGGTCGGCCGATGACGGTCGATGACCTGCTGTCCGTCAAGAGCGTCGCCGATCCCCAGGTCTCCCCCGACGGAACCCAGGTCGTCTACGTCGTCTCCGAGGTGGACCGCGAGGCCGGACGGTCGAACAGCTCCCTCTGGGTTGTCCCGGTCGCCGGTGGCGAGCCGAAGCAACTGACCACCGCCAAGGGGGCCAACACGCACCCCCGGTGGAGCCCCGACGGTGCGTCGATCGCCTTCGTTTCCTCCCGGAGCGGGTCGAACCAGGTCTGGCTCCTTCCCCTCGACGGCGGCGAGGCCCGGCAACTGACCGACCTGCCCATCGACGTCGATGGCCCCATCTGGTCCCCGACCGGCGATCACCTGGCCGTTGTCGCCCACGTCTATCCCGGCCTGTCCCCCGAGGACACCGCCAAGAAGGACAAGGAGAAGGGTGAAGTTAAGACCTCCGCCCAGAGTTACGACCAGTTGATGGTCCGCCACTGGATGTCCTGGAACGATGGCAAGCGCAGCCACCTGTTCGTCGTTGATGCGAAGACCGGCGCAGCCCGCGACCTGACCCCCGACCTCCCCGTCAACGTCCCCCCCGCCCCCTTCGGCGGCTCGACCGACTACGCCTTTTCGAGCGACGGCAAGACCCTTGCCTTCACCGCCGAGCCCCTCGAAAACCGTCCCTGGTCGACCAACTCCGACCTCTGGACCGTCCCCGTCGACGGTGGCGAGCTAACGAACCTGACCGCCGGTAACCCCGCGGCCGACGCGCACCCCTCGTTCTCCCCCGATGGGAAGTGGTTCGCCTACCTCAGCCAGAAGCGCGCCGGGTTCGAGGCCGACCAGTGGGTCCTGAACGTCATCCCGACTTCGGACCTCGGCACCGGAAAGCCGATCCCCTTGACCGCCGTGATCGACCGTCCCGTCTCCTCCTTCTCCTGGGACCGCGACCGCCCCGCCTTGCTCGCGATCGTCGATGATGGCGGCGACAGTGTCGTCTACGAGGTTCCCGCCCTCGCCCGGATGGCTCCCCGTCCGATCCTCACCGGCGACGGCTCCTATGGCGATGCTCAGCGCGCCGCGGATGGGGTCATCGTCTTCACCCGGTCCTCCGCGGCTCGACCCACGGAACTTTGGGCCGATCCACCCGGCCCAGACAATTACCGAACTCTGACCGCGCACAACAACGCCCTGATCGAACCCCTCGACCTCCCCTCCGCCGAGTCCTTCACCTTCGCCGGAGCCGACGGCGACGAGGTCCAGGGCTGGCTCGTCCGGCCTCCCGGCCTGGAGGAAGGGAAGAAGGTCCCCGTCCTGTTCCTGATTCACGGCGGCCCGCAGGGCTCGTGGCACGATAGCTGGCACTCCCGATGGAACCTCGCCCTCTTTGCCGCCCCCGGCTACGCCGTCGTCGCGGTCAACCCCCGAGGCTCGACCGGCTTCGGCCAGCAGTTCACCGACCAAATCAGCACCGACTGGAGCGGCCGGGTTTACGAGGACCTGATGAAGGGGCTCGACCACGCCCTCGACACCTACGACTTCCTCGATGCCGACCGCATCGCCGCCGCCGGCGGTTCCTACGGCGGCTACATGGTCAACTGGATCGCCGGCCATTCCGACCGCTTCAAGGCGCTCATCTCCCACGCCGGCGTCTTCGACCTGCACAGCATGTACTTCACCACCGAGGAACTCTGGTTCCCCGAGTGGGAGTTCGGCGGCCCCCCCTGGGAAAACCCCGAGGCGTACCAGACCCACTCCCCCAGCAACTTCGTTCAGAACTTCAAGACCCCGACACTCGTCATCCACGGCGCGCTCGACTTCCGTGTTCCCGATGCCCAGGGGCTCGGCATGTTCACCGCCCTGCAGCGCCGAGGGGTCCCCAGTCGCTACCTTTTCTTCCCCGACGAAGGGCACTGGATCGCCAAGCCCGCCAACCGGGTGACCTGGTGGAATGAGATCCATCAGTGGTTGGCCAAGTACCTCGACGATTCCTCGTCGTGA
- a CDS encoding POT-type proton-dependent oligopeptide transporter, whose product MSSAADAGGATRRGLLGYLAHHPKGFWFIFWGELAERSSYYGMRAILLLYMSTQLGLGDQMASFAMSQFIAAAYFLPLVGGYIADNYFGKYWTIVGFSIPYILGHVILGVESVPFLIIALALLAMGSGVIKPNISTLMGLTYDQKRPGEEQLRSDAFAMYYAAINIGSAISTFMLPFLRDRYGYAIAFLFPAALMAVAFVFFAAGKKHYAVEVIDRTPPSPEEKQQRRLVIRRIFGLFFVICFFWSIFDQQASTWTFFARDLLDLSLFGVTLAPDAVQAFNPVFVLTLLPIVTLAWRGFAAWGYPLRATDKMIVGFVFTALSMAMMAVPAWMAHQTVDRLSKEGAHFVLFDDEATPEVAEIAERGAGYSIVHTVADVQALELDDPEQVVYVPQLPLSPEGIYANYIADRYDFITLSEKADLALKLQLNRTESPTNRVARVRSVEEVGSVEIEPEAERVALIGAEDLATGESAALVEALQERYPGIVSPRVGGSELVKAVTQRYQGAIELPKPSVIWQILAYVIVTVAELCISVVGLELAFTAAPKSMKGFITGCFLLTVFFANQLNAVITPQYPKMPAYVFFILMAAMMIPVSLAFLFIARRFNRSVERLKEEEAHHDSEGNPPKGPIEGHVQPGD is encoded by the coding sequence ATGAGCAGTGCGGCAGACGCGGGCGGAGCCACGCGCCGGGGACTCCTCGGCTACCTGGCTCACCATCCGAAGGGGTTCTGGTTCATCTTCTGGGGAGAGCTGGCCGAGCGGAGCAGCTACTACGGCATGAGGGCAATCTTGTTGCTCTACATGTCGACGCAGCTCGGTCTGGGAGACCAGATGGCCAGTTTCGCGATGAGCCAGTTCATCGCCGCGGCCTACTTCCTGCCTTTGGTCGGGGGGTACATCGCCGACAACTACTTCGGCAAGTACTGGACGATCGTCGGATTCTCGATTCCGTATATTCTAGGACACGTGATCCTTGGGGTTGAGAGTGTGCCGTTTCTCATCATCGCCCTGGCGTTGCTGGCGATGGGAAGCGGCGTGATCAAACCCAACATCTCGACCTTGATGGGCTTGACGTACGACCAGAAACGGCCGGGAGAGGAACAATTGCGAAGCGATGCCTTCGCAATGTACTACGCGGCGATCAACATCGGGTCGGCGATCTCGACCTTCATGCTGCCGTTCCTGCGCGATCGGTACGGCTATGCGATCGCCTTTCTGTTCCCGGCGGCGTTGATGGCCGTGGCGTTCGTCTTCTTCGCGGCGGGGAAGAAGCATTACGCGGTGGAGGTGATCGACCGCACGCCGCCCAGTCCGGAAGAGAAGCAGCAGCGTCGGCTGGTGATCCGACGGATCTTCGGCCTGTTTTTCGTCATCTGCTTCTTCTGGAGCATCTTCGATCAACAGGCGAGCACCTGGACCTTCTTCGCCCGCGACCTGCTCGACCTGAGCCTTTTCGGCGTGACGCTTGCTCCCGACGCCGTGCAGGCGTTCAACCCGGTCTTCGTGCTGACCCTTTTGCCGATCGTCACGCTGGCCTGGCGCGGGTTCGCGGCGTGGGGCTACCCGTTGCGGGCCACCGACAAGATGATCGTCGGCTTTGTCTTCACGGCTCTGAGCATGGCGATGATGGCCGTTCCGGCCTGGATGGCGCATCAGACGGTCGATCGGCTGTCGAAGGAAGGGGCGCACTTCGTTCTGTTTGACGACGAGGCAACTCCCGAGGTGGCCGAGATCGCCGAACGAGGGGCGGGCTACTCGATTGTGCATACGGTCGCCGATGTCCAGGCACTGGAGTTGGATGACCCCGAACAGGTCGTCTATGTGCCTCAGCTTCCGCTGTCTCCCGAAGGGATTTACGCCAATTACATTGCCGACAGGTACGACTTCATCACGCTGAGCGAGAAGGCGGATCTGGCCCTGAAGCTCCAGCTCAATCGAACCGAATCGCCGACGAACCGGGTCGCCCGGGTGCGGTCGGTCGAGGAGGTGGGGAGCGTCGAGATCGAGCCCGAGGCCGAGCGGGTGGCGTTGATCGGCGCCGAAGATCTGGCAACGGGAGAATCCGCAGCGCTCGTGGAGGCGCTTCAGGAACGTTACCCGGGGATCGTGAGTCCTCGGGTCGGCGGCTCGGAGCTGGTCAAGGCGGTGACGCAGCGGTATCAAGGGGCGATCGAGTTGCCCAAGCCGTCGGTGATCTGGCAGATTCTGGCGTATGTGATTGTGACGGTTGCCGAGCTGTGCATCTCGGTCGTCGGCCTGGAGCTGGCCTTCACGGCGGCGCCGAAGTCTATGAAGGGGTTCATCACGGGATGCTTTTTGCTGACCGTCTTCTTCGCCAATCAGCTTAATGCGGTGATCACCCCGCAGTATCCGAAGATGCCGGCGTACGTCTTCTTCATCCTGATGGCGGCGATGATGATTCCCGTGTCGTTGGCCTTCCTGTTCATCGCCCGGCGGTTCAACCGATCGGTCGAGCGGTTGAAGGAAGAGGAGGCGCATCACGACTCGGAAGGCAATCCCCCTAAAGGACCGATCGAGGGACACGTTCAACCGGGGGATTGA
- a CDS encoding alpha/beta hydrolase, whose protein sequence is MLPTLLLLLAGWPALTATEPLPPAPFPSDEPARAEASRGEAPPPRVGFRRIGLHPRPSYRPNDPNRPTVCLIHGINSTSGSFVHLAPLLEREGYGVVLYDYPYNQELSRTIPAFVESLRSFRNQHRDERPWGMLCHSMGALLARSYVEGPEYADDVAALILIGPPNAGSALAPAQDMIQVLEAFRASIDPEGRTLMVLGERIGAAAKDLAPGSTFLSRLARNRPRDGVPYYILAGDVGFLTKEVRKTIEAQYRQVQRRAGFLGELAGLALRNLPEVLDVLTEGTGDGAVAVASTRLEGATEHVVIPVNHVELIRGPIFYPNPGPVACHPFVSRWLAESLPITTLTEVKAETEAEVEAVVEVGGNGS, encoded by the coding sequence ATGCTGCCGACGCTTCTCCTGCTGCTCGCTGGATGGCCTGCCCTGACCGCGACCGAGCCTCTTCCCCCCGCTCCCTTCCCTTCCGACGAACCCGCTCGCGCCGAGGCTTCCCGGGGCGAAGCGCCTCCCCCTCGCGTCGGCTTCAGACGGATCGGGCTCCATCCTCGCCCCTCCTACCGACCCAACGACCCGAACCGCCCGACGGTCTGCCTGATCCACGGCATCAACTCCACCTCCGGCTCGTTCGTCCACCTCGCTCCCTTGCTCGAACGGGAAGGCTACGGCGTCGTCCTCTACGACTACCCGTACAATCAGGAACTTTCTCGGACGATCCCCGCCTTCGTCGAGTCCCTCCGCTCGTTTCGCAATCAGCATCGTGACGAGCGACCGTGGGGAATGCTTTGCCACTCGATGGGGGCCTTACTCGCCCGAAGTTACGTCGAAGGCCCGGAATACGCCGACGACGTGGCCGCCCTCATCCTGATCGGTCCGCCCAACGCCGGGTCCGCCCTGGCTCCCGCGCAGGACATGATCCAGGTTCTGGAGGCCTTCCGCGCCTCGATCGATCCCGAAGGCCGCACGCTCATGGTCCTCGGCGAGCGAATCGGCGCGGCCGCCAAGGACCTCGCGCCGGGCAGCACCTTTCTCTCAAGGCTCGCTCGGAATCGTCCGCGAGATGGAGTCCCCTACTACATTCTCGCCGGGGACGTGGGCTTCCTTACGAAGGAGGTTCGCAAGACAATTGAGGCCCAATACCGCCAGGTCCAGCGCCGAGCCGGATTCCTGGGCGAGCTGGCGGGCCTCGCCCTCCGCAATTTGCCCGAGGTCCTCGACGTGCTCACCGAAGGGACTGGAGACGGCGCCGTTGCGGTCGCCTCGACCCGGCTTGAGGGGGCGACCGAGCATGTCGTCATCCCGGTCAATCACGTCGAACTGATCCGAGGTCCTATCTTTTATCCCAATCCCGGCCCGGTCGCCTGCCACCCCTTTGTGTCTCGATGGCTGGCCGAGTCCCTGCCGATCACGACGCTCACCGAGGTCAAGGCCGAGACCGAAGCCGAGGTTGAAGCCGTTGTCGAAGTCGGCGGCAATGGCTCGTAA
- a CDS encoding DMT family protein has protein sequence MSRVVLLVVGLMASNVFMTIAWYAHLKGFKERPWLLVALVSWLIAFFEYLIHVPANRIGHQVLNVGQLKILQEVITLSVFVPFAFLYLGEPLRWNYLWAGCCLLGAVYFIFRG, from the coding sequence ATGTCTCGGGTCGTATTGCTGGTCGTGGGATTGATGGCAAGCAACGTCTTCATGACGATCGCCTGGTATGCTCACCTGAAGGGCTTTAAGGAAAGGCCGTGGCTGCTGGTCGCCCTGGTCAGCTGGTTGATTGCGTTCTTCGAATACCTGATCCACGTCCCTGCGAACCGGATCGGGCATCAGGTTCTCAACGTCGGACAGCTCAAAATTCTCCAGGAGGTCATCACGCTCAGTGTCTTCGTTCCGTTCGCGTTCCTCTATCTCGGGGAACCGCTTCGGTGGAATTACCTCTGGGCGGGGTGCTGCCTGCTCGGTGCGGTGTATTTTATTTTCAGGGGCTGA